One genomic region from Tripterygium wilfordii isolate XIE 37 chromosome 20, ASM1340144v1, whole genome shotgun sequence encodes:
- the LOC119986576 gene encoding uncharacterized protein LOC119986576, with amino-acid sequence MQRQSLGSPVTKLHSHGEAKTETLSNEDLKRKDLPSPLVLTNNHIDEEHKTAKPRRFSTSPQSPPPKPDKLIHLIPALTLFCFLVLYLFSHTPSPSDLAQFNGFHRSAKLIDSTVISNIDRLSELRRSNVLAIRSLRNLQDVNKPAPRYRSHRKIADF; translated from the exons ATGCAGAGACAGTCTTTGGGCTCACCAGTCACCAAGCTCCACAGCCATGGAGAAGCTAAAACCGAAACTCTCTCAAACGAAGACCTAAAGCGCAAAGACTTGCCATCTCCATTAGTGCTGACCAACAATCACATCGACGAAGAACACAAAACTGCAAAACCTCGCCGATTCTCAACGTCGCCTCAATCACCGCCTCCAAAACCTGATAAACTCATCCACCTCATACCTGCCCTCACTCTTTTCTGCTTCCTCGTCCTCTACCTGTTCTCCCACACTCCCTCTCCGTCAG ATTTGGCTCAGTTCAACGGATTTCATCGTTCCGCGAAGCTTATAG ATTCGACCGTAATCAGCAATATCGACCGTTTATCTGAGCTCCGGCGAAGCAATGTTTTGGCAATTCGAAGTCTCCGGAACTTACAAGATGTCAACAAACCAGCTCCGAGATATCGCTCGCACCGGAAAATCGCCGATTTCTAG
- the LOC119986443 gene encoding binding partner of ACD11 1-like: MSVKTVKVNNVSLGATERDLKEFFSFSGDIEYVELQSDTERSQIAYVTFKDAQGAETAVLLSGATIVDLSVTITLAEEYKLPPAALAPPETEKETPAGAQSALRNAEDVVTSMLAKGFILGKDAVNKAKTFDEKLQLTSTASAKVSSIDKKIGLSEKISIGTTVVSDKVREVDQKFQVSEKTKSAFAVAEQTVSTAGSAIMKNRYVLTGASWVTGAFNRVAQAAGDVGQKTKDKVGMAEDEQKRKMVDDFAQVHLSDSPKASDHNSQQPSKSEPAQGLIL, from the exons ATGTCG GTAAAAACTGTTAAAGTCAATAATGTTTCTCTAGGAGCAACCGAGAGAGACCTTAAGgaattcttttctttctctggtGATATTGAATATGTTGAACTGCAGAG TGACACAGAGCGGTCTCAAATTGCGTATGTTACCTTCAAGGATGCACAAGGAGCAGAAACTGCTGTTCTTCTCTCA GGAGCAACCATAGTTGATCTGTCAGTTACCATAACTCTGGCTGAGGAATACAAGCTGCCACCTGCTGCCTTAGCACCCCCT GAAACTGAGAAAGAAACTCCTGCGGGTGCCCAGTCTGCTCTGCGGAATGCAGAAGACGTGGTTACTAGCATGCTTGCTAAGGGTTTTATCTTAGGGAAAGATGCAGTCAACAAAGCAAAGACATTTGATGAGAAGCTCCAGCTAACCTCAACGGCCTCTGCTAAGGTTTCTTCTATTGACAAGAAAATAGGGCTCAGTGAGAAGATTAGCATTGGAACAACAGTTGTGAGTGACAAAGTCCGGGAAGTTGATCAGAAGTTCCAGGTATCAGAGAAAACAAAATCAGCATTTGCAGTTGCTGAGCAGACAGTTAGTACTGCAGGATCTGCCATAATGAAGAACAGGTATGTCTTAACTGGGGCTTCATGGGTCACAGGCGCTTTCAATAGGGTAGCACAGGCAGCCGGGGATGTCGGCCAGAAGACAAAGGATAAAGTGGGGATGGCTGAAGATGaacagaaaaggaaaatggTTGACGACTTTGCTCAGGTTCATCTCTCTGATTCACCTAAGGCATCTGATCATAATTCACAGCAGCCTTCCAAGTCTGAACCCGCTCAAGGTCTGATACTCTGA
- the LOC119986785 gene encoding syntaxin-22-like — protein sequence MSFQDLEAGRPSASSRRGMINGKQDATQAVASGIFQINTAVSTFQRLVNTLGTPKDTPELREKLRKTRLHIGQLVKDTSSKLKQASETDHHADVSQSKKIADAKLAKDFQAVLKEFQKAQRLAAERETSYTPFIPQAVLPSSYTASEIGISSDKSQEQRALLVESRRQDVLLLDNEIAFNEAIIEERDQGIQEIQQQIGEVNEIFKDLAVLVHEQGTMIDDIGSHIESSHAATAQGKSQLVKASKTQRSNSSLTCLLLVIFGIVLLIVIIVLVA from the exons atgagctTCCAGGATCTGGAGGCCGGGAGGCCGTCGGCTTCGTCTAGGCGGGGGATGATTAACGGCAAGCAAGACGCCACTCAGGCCGTGGCCTCCGGTATCTTCCAGATCAACACCGCCGTCTCTACCTTTCAGCGCCTCGTTAACACCCTAGGCACTCCAAAGGACACCCCCGAGCTACGAGAGAAATT GCGCAAGACAAGGCTACACATAGGACAATTGGTGAAAGATACTTCCTCTAAACTCAAGCAAGCCAGTGAAACGGATCATCATGCAGATGTTAGT CAAAGCAAAAAAATTGCAGATGCTAAACTTGCAAAAGATTTTCAAGCAGTTTTGAAAGAGTTTCAGAAGGCTCAACGGCTTGCAGCAGAGAGGGAAACATCATATACTCCTTTTATTCCTCAGGCTGTTCTTCCTTCCAG CTACACTGCAAGTGAGATAGGCATAAGTTCGGATAAGAGTCAAGAGCAGCGTGCCCTTCTTGTGGAATCTAGAAG GCAAGATGTTTTGCTATTGGACAATGAGATAGCCTTCAATGAGGCTATCATTGAGGAAAGAGATCAAGGAATTCAAGAAATCCAGCAACAGATTGGTGAAGTGAATGAGATATTTAAAGATCTCGCTGTGCTTGTCCATGAGCAAGGAACTATGATTG ATGACATTGGTTCCCATATTGAAAGTTCCCATGCTGCAACCGCTCAGGGGAAATCCCAACTTGTTAAAGCTTCGAAAACTCAAAGATCAAATTCATCTCTG ACCTGCTTGCTCTTGGTTATCTTTGGCATCGTGCTTCTAATTGTGATCATAGTACTTGTGGCTTAG